The following coding sequences lie in one Borrelia hispanica CRI genomic window:
- a CDS encoding Mlp family lipoprotein, whose protein sequence is MKITNFTLILLLLMSSCEQDNNTNKGIKSRNKRDLEQQVEAQKTPEEDLREKLSDNQKQGLDFLKEALSSESDFNNFLNAEESQIKEALDHIQSELAKCTGDDAEQQKETFKEVVKGALGGELDKFTEQASSACGQGN, encoded by the coding sequence ATGAAAATAACCAATTTTACTTTGATTTTATTACTATTAATGAGTAGTTGTGAACAAGATAATAATACAAATAAAGGAATTAAGAGCAGAAATAAAAGAGACTTAGAACAACAAGTAGAAGCACAAAAAACACCTGAAGAAGATTTGAGAGAAAAGTTAAGTGACAATCAAAAACAGGGCCTAGATTTTTTAAAAGAAGCTTTAAGTAGTGAATCTGATTTTAACAATTTTCTAAATGCAGAAGAATCTCAAATAAAAGAAGCTCTTGATCACATTCAATCAGAACTTGCAAAATGCACAGGAGATGACGCAGAACAACAAAAAGAAACATTTAAAGAAGTAGTAAAGGGTGCTTTGGGGGGTGAATTAGATAAATTTACAGAACAAGCATCTAGTGCTTGTGGACAAGGCAATTAA